From the genome of Virgibacillus proomii, one region includes:
- a CDS encoding DUF5082 family protein, whose product MESLHWINGQISRTQNSLYVLNVQLEEKRRELERLALAYSNLHDFQNEFRRNEQWCLAPELSEDTWTGTLANQFQQWKENEILQSYVALYNKQLALTMDQLNDKLRETKQSIIDIRMDVTAQNNALDDLYDRQRRELMN is encoded by the coding sequence TTGGAATCGTTGCACTGGATTAACGGGCAAATTAGTCGAACGCAGAATTCGCTTTATGTGTTGAATGTACAGTTGGAAGAAAAACGTAGAGAATTAGAACGACTGGCTTTAGCATATTCAAATTTACATGATTTCCAAAATGAATTTAGACGAAATGAACAATGGTGTTTAGCACCAGAATTATCTGAAGATACGTGGACAGGAACATTGGCCAATCAGTTTCAACAATGGAAAGAAAATGAGATTCTCCAAAGTTATGTGGCTTTATATAACAAGCAATTAGCACTAACGATGGATCAATTAAATGATAAGTTAAGAGAAACGAAGCAATCAATTATCGATATTCGTATGGATGTAACCGCTCAAAACAATGCTTTGGATGATTTATATGACAGGCAGCGAAGGGAGTTAATGAATTAA
- a CDS encoding homoserine dehydrogenase has translation MGNKVSIGLLGLGVVGSGVIKLIENHQEELVHQLGCEVQVKSVLVRNLDKERDVEVDRTFLTTDPADILNDPEIDIIVEVMGGIEETYQYILDAFAAKKHVVTANKDLVALHGTALEEAARQNKCDFFYEASVAGGIPILRGITDGLASDRIQKVMGIVNGTTNYILTKMSNEGMTYKAALKEAQELGFAEADPTADVEGLDAARKMAILGRLAFSTDIALDDVEVSGITDLELEDLQYGDKFGYTMKLIGTAECEDQQVEISVQPTLLAKDHPLADVKNEYNAVYVYGEAVGETMFYGPGAGSLPTATAIVSDLITVIKNMRLGISGYHSPKPKFQKKLRGIEDRSGQYYLRIHAKDRVGVFSELSTVFNDLLISFKRILQTPIKKLDVAEIILVTHETSLVTFQEALNQLKQLDAVLEIKSYYKVEGDAADELAGTAKTLQ, from the coding sequence GTGGGAAACAAAGTTTCTATCGGTCTATTAGGATTAGGAGTAGTCGGTTCTGGTGTCATTAAACTGATTGAAAATCATCAAGAAGAGCTCGTTCATCAATTGGGTTGTGAGGTTCAAGTCAAAAGCGTATTAGTTCGCAACTTAGATAAAGAACGTGATGTTGAGGTAGATCGAACGTTTCTCACCACAGACCCTGCTGACATATTAAACGATCCAGAGATCGATATTATTGTAGAAGTAATGGGCGGTATTGAAGAAACATACCAATATATACTTGATGCATTTGCTGCCAAAAAACATGTTGTAACTGCCAATAAAGATTTAGTTGCTTTACATGGCACTGCTTTAGAAGAAGCAGCTCGACAAAATAAATGTGATTTTTTTTATGAGGCAAGCGTAGCTGGAGGAATTCCTATTTTACGTGGAATTACGGATGGCTTAGCGTCTGATCGCATTCAAAAGGTCATGGGAATTGTTAATGGTACAACCAATTATATTTTAACGAAGATGTCCAATGAAGGCATGACTTACAAAGCTGCTTTAAAAGAAGCACAAGAGCTGGGATTTGCTGAAGCAGATCCTACAGCAGATGTAGAGGGACTGGATGCTGCTAGAAAAATGGCTATCTTAGGAAGACTAGCCTTTTCTACAGATATTGCTTTAGATGACGTAGAAGTCAGTGGAATTACGGATTTAGAGCTTGAGGATTTGCAGTACGGTGATAAATTTGGCTATACCATGAAATTAATTGGTACAGCAGAATGTGAAGATCAACAGGTAGAAATTAGTGTACAACCTACTTTGCTTGCTAAAGATCATCCGTTAGCAGATGTAAAAAATGAATACAATGCTGTTTATGTATATGGGGAAGCAGTAGGTGAGACCATGTTCTATGGTCCAGGTGCAGGAAGTCTGCCTACAGCAACTGCGATCGTTTCAGATTTAATTACAGTTATTAAAAATATGCGCCTTGGCATCAGTGGCTACCATTCTCCAAAACCAAAATTTCAAAAAAAATTACGCGGAATAGAAGATCGTTCTGGACAATATTATTTACGGATTCATGCAAAAGACCGAGTTGGTGTATTCTCGGAATTATCTACAGTGTTTAATGATTTATTAATCAGCTTTAAACGAATTTTACAAACACCAATTAAAAAGCTTGATGTAGCTGAAATTATACTAGTAACTCACGAAACATCTTTAGTTACTTTCCAAGAAGCATTAAACCAGCTGAAGCAGTTAGATGCCGTTTTAGAAATAAAAAGCTACTATAAAGTGGAAGGAGATGCAGCAGATGAATTGGCCGGGACTGCTAAAACATTACAATAG
- the thrC gene encoding threonine synthase, with protein sequence MNWPGLLKHYNSFLPTTNATPSLTLHEGNTPLIALNNLSDKLGIELYGKVEGANPTGSFKDRGMVMAVAKAVEEGSTSIICASTGNTSASAAAYAAKAGIKAMIVIPKGKVALGKLAQAIMYGAEIVEIDGNFDEALTMVRHLSENFPITLVNSVNPYRLEGQKTAAFEVCDQLGSAPDVLAIPVGNAGNISAYWKGFKEYDAFKQTGLPKMFGFEAEGAAAIVYNKVIHQPETIATAIRIGNPASWELAEKARDESSGVIKAVTDEEILHAFKKLARYEGIFAEPGSCASIAGVIRETKKGTIKQGSKVVAILTGNGLKDPQTAIDQLTIDPVSLPNDEAAVIDYLAKKVQI encoded by the coding sequence ATGAATTGGCCGGGACTGCTAAAACATTACAATAGTTTTCTACCAACAACGAATGCAACGCCTTCGCTTACGTTGCATGAGGGAAATACGCCACTTATCGCGTTAAACAATCTCTCTGATAAACTCGGTATTGAGTTATACGGAAAGGTAGAAGGGGCTAACCCAACTGGTTCATTTAAAGACCGGGGAATGGTAATGGCGGTAGCAAAAGCTGTAGAAGAAGGAAGCACATCAATTATCTGCGCATCTACCGGAAACACATCAGCCTCTGCTGCTGCCTATGCAGCAAAGGCTGGAATAAAAGCAATGATTGTTATTCCCAAAGGAAAAGTAGCGCTAGGTAAATTAGCGCAAGCCATCATGTATGGTGCTGAAATTGTTGAAATTGATGGAAACTTCGATGAAGCATTAACAATGGTACGTCATTTAAGTGAGAATTTTCCAATTACATTAGTGAATTCTGTGAACCCTTATCGACTTGAAGGTCAAAAGACAGCTGCTTTTGAAGTCTGCGATCAATTGGGTTCTGCTCCCGATGTTCTTGCTATCCCGGTTGGTAATGCCGGAAATATTAGCGCATATTGGAAAGGGTTCAAGGAGTATGATGCATTTAAACAAACAGGTCTTCCTAAAATGTTCGGTTTTGAAGCAGAAGGAGCAGCAGCTATTGTTTATAACAAAGTTATTCACCAGCCAGAAACAATAGCAACAGCAATTCGAATCGGAAACCCGGCTAGTTGGGAATTAGCAGAAAAAGCAAGAGATGAATCAAGTGGAGTAATTAAAGCTGTTACGGATGAAGAAATCCTTCACGCATTTAAAAAATTAGCTAGGTATGAAGGGATATTCGCAGAACCAGGCTCATGTGCTTCGATAGCTGGTGTCATTCGCGAGACGAAAAAAGGTACAATTAAACAAGGCAGCAAGGTCGTTGCAATCTTAACAGGAAATGGGTTAAAGGATCCACAAACAGCAATCGATCAATTGACAATTGATCCTGTATCTTTACCTAATGATGAAGCTGCGGTTATCGATTACTTAGCGAAAAAGGTTCAAATATGA
- a CDS encoding LXG domain-containing protein, whose product MKVLDKEALFDYINKVQKKIHLLQTQLIDIQKAIKGVVELDDVLKGKAGSAIRSFYADVHEPILVLLKNFLATYYHMLNQLKESLHSFEPANYGFIRQSFLEQDIEQGLKRLEQITQGLTDEVNHEITKIQDIIQLSPLDDSYLLHRIQQAKVKKNHVLEQLYVLDSSKVKMLEPMMEDLLTMKNYLSEMRKIFFVDSTLITQYKHTSLKDSDIYQEVIEKNDIPLD is encoded by the coding sequence ATGAAAGTTTTAGATAAAGAAGCCTTGTTTGATTACATAAATAAAGTTCAAAAGAAAATTCATTTATTGCAAACGCAGCTTATTGATATTCAGAAGGCTATTAAAGGAGTTGTTGAGCTGGATGATGTATTAAAAGGAAAAGCCGGAAGTGCGATTCGATCTTTTTACGCTGATGTGCATGAGCCAATTTTAGTATTGCTGAAAAATTTTCTTGCAACTTACTATCATATGTTAAATCAATTAAAAGAATCACTTCATTCCTTCGAGCCAGCTAACTATGGCTTTATTCGACAATCTTTTTTAGAACAAGATATAGAGCAGGGGTTAAAAAGACTGGAACAGATCACTCAAGGACTTACGGATGAAGTCAATCATGAGATTACTAAAATCCAAGATATTATTCAACTTTCACCCTTAGATGATAGTTATTTGCTTCATCGTATACAACAAGCGAAAGTGAAGAAAAATCATGTGTTAGAACAACTATACGTCTTAGATAGCTCAAAGGTAAAAATGTTAGAGCCAATGATGGAAGATTTGCTGACGATGAAAAACTATCTATCAGAAATGAGAAAAATTTTCTTTGTAGATAGTACTTTAATTACGCAATATAAGCACACTTCTTTAAAAGATAGCGATATTTATCAAGAGGTAATAGAAAAAAATGATATTCCATTAGATTAA
- the thrB gene encoding homoserine kinase — MNSVIISVPASSANIGPGFDSLGLALDLYLTLTVTASEAWKIEQQSDLLPSFTSYEDHFIYQIAQETANRYGCQLPSCHLTVDSSIPLARGLGSSASAIIAGIELANQCCQLHLTTAEKLQLATIKEGHPDNVAAALIGGLVITAYTENKTIDYYKINNINADMIIFIPNEELKTEASRKALPEEYLRSQAANASSIANVFLAALISKDYDLAGKMMEKDLFHEPYRAKLIANYSDIKQKGKELGVYGTVISGAGPTMLSFAPKGQGKTIAAKLQAIFPDYLIQNRKIDMKGLEVTS; from the coding sequence ATGAATTCAGTTATTATTTCTGTACCTGCAAGCTCCGCTAATATCGGACCAGGATTTGATTCATTAGGATTAGCCTTGGATTTATACCTGACATTGACTGTTACAGCAAGTGAAGCTTGGAAAATCGAACAGCAGTCTGATTTACTCCCAAGCTTCACCAGCTACGAAGATCATTTTATCTATCAAATAGCTCAAGAAACAGCGAATCGTTATGGTTGTCAGTTACCTAGCTGTCATCTCACAGTTGACAGTTCTATTCCATTGGCACGCGGGCTTGGTAGCAGCGCTTCCGCAATTATTGCTGGGATCGAACTGGCGAATCAGTGTTGTCAGCTTCATCTAACTACAGCTGAAAAGCTACAACTAGCTACTATTAAAGAGGGACATCCTGACAATGTTGCTGCCGCTCTTATAGGTGGGCTTGTAATTACTGCTTACACTGAAAACAAAACAATTGATTATTACAAAATTAATAATATAAATGCCGATATGATTATTTTTATTCCTAACGAAGAATTAAAAACGGAGGCATCCAGAAAAGCGCTTCCTGAAGAATACTTGAGAAGCCAAGCAGCAAATGCTAGTAGCATAGCGAATGTCTTTCTCGCCGCACTTATCAGCAAAGATTATGATTTAGCAGGAAAAATGATGGAAAAAGATTTGTTCCATGAACCATATCGTGCCAAGCTAATCGCAAACTATTCGGACATTAAACAGAAGGGAAAAGAACTAGGGGTATACGGGACTGTAATTAGCGGTGCAGGTCCTACAATGCTATCCTTTGCACCAAAAGGACAAGGTAAAACAATTGCTGCAAAATTACAAGCTATATTCCCTGATTATTTGATTCAAAACAGAAAGATTGACATGAAAGGATTAGAAGTCACTTCATAG
- a CDS encoding helix-turn-helix domain-containing protein, with product MFHSIGTFQTDQKLNNEFYIYECGYEDVKPRDPYQYQPIDYYLVHYILEGEGLFFIEDEVHHLGAKEGFIIPPGTKNNYYPLAGNPWSYRWIGFKGSLCEELFIKCGLLNDVHQGMKNYVFRFKDKSKLNQLFANAYFYSQRRKSYAALAEAYHIINLLIEQYEEEVRCSITEGEKYVREAIKIIENKYDDQLFSVKELARKVQIERSYLYRLFKKYLNINPKQYILQYRINKSTELLQKSSYSIEEIAYLVGFNSPSHFSRQFSNCKSLSPSKYRSKFKVITTNYNGSENKLER from the coding sequence TTGTTTCATTCCATTGGCACGTTTCAGACAGATCAGAAGCTTAATAATGAATTTTACATTTATGAGTGTGGATATGAAGATGTGAAACCCAGAGATCCTTATCAGTATCAACCCATTGATTATTACTTGGTTCACTATATTTTAGAGGGAGAGGGGTTGTTTTTTATTGAAGATGAGGTACACCATCTAGGTGCCAAAGAAGGATTTATCATTCCACCGGGAACAAAAAATAATTATTATCCGCTTGCGGGGAATCCTTGGAGCTATCGATGGATTGGCTTTAAAGGCTCTTTATGTGAAGAACTGTTTATAAAGTGTGGACTATTAAATGATGTGCATCAAGGTATGAAAAATTATGTGTTCAGATTTAAAGATAAAAGTAAACTAAACCAATTATTTGCTAATGCATATTTTTATTCACAGAGAAGAAAGTCGTATGCAGCACTTGCAGAAGCGTACCATATTATAAATTTACTAATCGAGCAGTATGAGGAAGAAGTACGATGCAGTATTACCGAAGGGGAAAAATATGTACGAGAAGCAATTAAAATCATCGAAAACAAATATGATGATCAACTGTTTTCGGTTAAAGAGCTTGCACGAAAAGTGCAAATTGAGCGATCTTATTTATATCGGTTGTTTAAAAAATATTTAAATATTAATCCAAAACAGTATATTTTGCAGTATAGAATTAATAAATCTACGGAGTTACTGCAAAAAAGCAGTTATAGTATTGAGGAGATTGCTTATTTAGTAGGTTTTAATAGCCCATCCCATTTTTCTAGACAATTTTCAAACTGTAAAAGTTTATCTCCATCGAAATATCGTTCCAAATTTAAAGTTATTACTACTAATTATAATGGGAGTGAAAATAAACTGGAGAGATAA
- a CDS encoding class I SAM-dependent rRNA methyltransferase → MRKEITLQVNDNYIKQLRQGYPLIHKEAVKPIRALPEEGAVVRLVDSNNRFLARGYYGEQNKGIGWVLTYHESEQIDSKLFQTKIFTAINKRQGFFQSEDTNAFRVFNGEGDGVGGLTIDYFAGYYLINWYSQGIYSFKNDVLQALDVLGNYHAIYEKKRFHTKGKYLEDDDFVKGERGEFPIIVKENGIHFAVYLNDGAMTGIFLDQRDVRKVIRDTYAKGKDVLNTFSYTGAFSVAAALGGAEQTTSVDLAKRSKPRTIEQFSVNGIDFDQHKIVIMDVFDYFKYARRKQLQYDLVIVDPPSFARSKKRTFSAAKDYPALLTDVISITRNHGIIVASTNNASFGMKKFKGFIKQACQKMHVTYKILQQFQLPSDFQTNEQFIQSDYLKVCIIQIQQNK, encoded by the coding sequence ATGAGGAAAGAAATAACGTTACAAGTGAACGATAATTATATCAAACAATTACGTCAAGGGTATCCGCTCATACATAAAGAAGCAGTAAAGCCGATACGTGCACTTCCCGAAGAGGGGGCTGTTGTTCGATTGGTTGACTCTAATAATCGCTTTCTAGCTAGAGGCTACTATGGTGAACAAAATAAAGGGATAGGATGGGTACTAACCTATCATGAGAGTGAACAGATTGACTCTAAGCTGTTTCAGACTAAAATATTTACAGCTATTAATAAGCGACAAGGCTTTTTTCAATCAGAAGATACGAATGCGTTTCGGGTTTTTAATGGAGAAGGAGATGGAGTAGGCGGGTTAACAATTGATTATTTCGCTGGTTATTACTTAATTAACTGGTATAGCCAAGGAATATACTCGTTTAAAAATGATGTTTTACAAGCTTTAGACGTATTAGGTAATTATCATGCGATCTATGAGAAAAAAAGATTTCATACGAAAGGAAAGTATCTGGAAGATGACGATTTTGTTAAAGGAGAGCGCGGCGAATTTCCGATTATTGTAAAAGAAAATGGAATACACTTCGCTGTTTACTTAAACGATGGTGCAATGACTGGTATTTTTCTGGACCAGCGAGATGTTAGAAAAGTAATTCGTGATACGTACGCTAAAGGAAAGGATGTGTTAAATACATTTTCCTATACAGGTGCATTTTCTGTAGCAGCCGCTTTGGGTGGAGCAGAGCAGACGACGAGTGTGGACTTAGCAAAACGGAGCAAGCCGAGAACAATCGAACAGTTTAGCGTGAATGGCATTGATTTTGATCAACATAAAATCGTCATTATGGATGTGTTTGATTACTTTAAATATGCAAGGAGAAAACAGTTGCAATATGATCTAGTGATAGTTGATCCTCCTAGTTTTGCGAGGTCTAAAAAACGAACGTTTAGCGCAGCAAAAGATTATCCTGCCTTGCTTACAGATGTAATTTCGATTACAAGAAATCATGGGATCATTGTTGCTTCAACAAATAATGCCAGCTTTGGGATGAAAAAGTTTAAAGGATTTATTAAGCAAGCTTGTCAAAAAATGCATGTGACTTATAAAATTTTGCAACAATTTCAGTTGCCGTCTGACTTTCAAACGAATGAACAGTTTATCCAAAGTGATTATCTTAAGGTGTGCATTATACAAATACAGCAAAATAAATAA
- a CDS encoding YwqI/YxiC family protein, whose translation MSEEVKINYTPIEKALVNLKTSAQAMDYDIVDDCQGDNMLDMITKINEINHLLEEVLSTYQSLLLDHGQSTVEAINQFVESEQAIASSIQFLEK comes from the coding sequence ATGAGTGAGGAAGTAAAAATTAATTATACTCCAATTGAAAAAGCATTGGTCAATCTAAAAACGTCCGCCCAAGCAATGGATTATGATATAGTAGACGATTGTCAAGGTGACAATATGTTGGATATGATCACGAAAATAAATGAGATTAATCATTTATTAGAGGAAGTTTTGTCCACATATCAATCGCTACTTCTCGACCATGGTCAATCAACAGTCGAAGCGATTAATCAATTTGTTGAGTCAGAGCAAGCTATCGCTTCATCTATTCAATTTCTGGAAAAATAA
- a CDS encoding amino acid permease, which yields MTESRKKITATSFLLMAFTAVFAFNNIINATASIGLSAVFTFLFATVFYFIPFALMIGEFSSANLESESGVYSWIRTSLGEKWAFLGSWSYFFVNLVYFTALLPQILIYASYTFVGRNGFGANATVSMSLLSIFLFWLATFVSIKRVTWISKVTDVSGVARLLMGIGFIVFALAVVFMLGKPTAQEFTGETLAPSMNWNYFATLAWILQAVGGAEAIGVYVKDIHGGNKTFIRTIIIAAFSIGIMYALGSVAVGLIMPAEALQDNYSDALFEAFAILGSHFGIGDGINRFVGLIMMLSAIGSLVIWTAAPVKILFSEIPEGIFGKWVAKTNNEGNPTNALTLQAIIVTILLLIPALGIGTVNSLLKTLINMTAATSLIPVLFLLIAYIVFRAKKEHLPRSFKVGKQKTGIVMGIMLLTFFLFAFFVSTFPSPAALMAYLQTGVVAEGSMNPLFSLIYNVLGIIIFLGFAGICYRRYEKKERKKGEENGSS from the coding sequence ATGACGGAAAGCAGAAAAAAAATAACCGCTACTTCATTTTTGTTAATGGCTTTTACCGCAGTTTTCGCATTTAATAACATCATAAATGCAACTGCCAGTATCGGCTTATCTGCAGTTTTTACATTTTTATTTGCCACTGTTTTTTATTTCATCCCGTTCGCCTTAATGATAGGCGAGTTTTCGTCAGCCAACTTGGAGTCAGAATCCGGTGTTTACAGCTGGATCCGTACATCATTAGGTGAAAAATGGGCCTTTTTAGGCTCATGGTCTTACTTTTTTGTAAACTTAGTTTACTTTACAGCCCTATTACCGCAAATTTTAATCTATGCTTCCTACACCTTCGTAGGAAGAAATGGGTTTGGGGCTAATGCAACTGTTTCTATGTCACTCTTATCTATCTTCCTTTTCTGGCTTGCAACGTTTGTTTCTATAAAAAGAGTGACTTGGATTTCAAAAGTTACAGATGTATCTGGTGTAGCGAGACTTTTAATGGGAATTGGTTTTATTGTTTTTGCTTTGGCCGTAGTGTTTATGTTGGGTAAACCTACAGCACAAGAATTTACTGGGGAAACTCTTGCTCCTTCTATGAACTGGAATTACTTTGCCACACTAGCATGGATTTTACAGGCAGTAGGGGGAGCAGAAGCAATAGGAGTATATGTAAAAGATATTCATGGGGGGAATAAAACCTTTATTAGAACAATTATAATTGCTGCTTTTTCTATTGGTATTATGTATGCTCTAGGATCTGTTGCAGTTGGTTTAATCATGCCAGCTGAAGCACTGCAGGATAACTATTCAGATGCCCTATTTGAAGCATTCGCTATTTTAGGAAGTCACTTTGGAATTGGCGATGGAATTAACAGATTCGTTGGTTTAATCATGATGTTAAGTGCCATAGGTTCATTAGTAATATGGACAGCTGCACCAGTTAAAATATTGTTTTCAGAAATCCCTGAAGGCATATTTGGTAAATGGGTCGCAAAAACGAATAATGAAGGAAATCCAACTAACGCCTTAACACTACAAGCAATTATTGTAACCATTTTATTACTAATTCCCGCATTAGGAATTGGCACGGTTAATTCTTTGTTAAAAACATTAATTAATATGACAGCAGCAACATCATTAATACCTGTCTTGTTTTTGCTAATTGCTTATATCGTGTTTCGCGCTAAAAAAGAGCATTTGCCTAGATCATTTAAAGTTGGGAAGCAAAAAACTGGTATTGTGATGGGAATCATGTTATTAACATTCTTTTTATTCGCTTTCTTTGTCTCCACTTTCCCTTCACCGGCTGCATTAATGGCATATTTACAGACTGGAGTAGTTGCTGAAGGTTCTATGAATCCATTATTTAGTCTTATTTACAATGTACTGGGAATTATTATATTCCTTGGATTTGCAGGTATTTGCTATAGAAGATACGAGAAAAAAGAAAGGAAGAAAGGTGAAGAAAATGGTAGTAGTTAA
- a CDS encoding squalene/phytoene synthase family protein, with protein sequence MGINAKLEKDARRVLKETSRTFYIPITLLKSVLKNTVGSAYLCMRAIDEIEDHEQLPSETKQHLLRATSKLLKEPSFDEAAYQQLINPYISLFPEVTRRLADWLKICPTDIVGKIKQSTSIMADGMAKWTEKNWLLKTKGDLDEYTYYVAGLVGVMLSDIWKWYDNTNTDYELAIGYGRGLQAVNMLRNEEEDAERGVQFIPDGWTRDDMFTYAKQNLKQAEIYIEDIKTRNILLFCKIPLALAKKTLTALENGEEKMTRNEVEATVDNILKQ encoded by the coding sequence TTGGGTATTAATGCAAAATTAGAAAAGGATGCGAGGCGCGTTTTAAAAGAGACGAGTCGAACTTTTTACATTCCGATTACATTATTAAAATCAGTGTTAAAAAACACAGTAGGCTCTGCATATTTATGTATGAGAGCGATTGACGAAATTGAAGATCATGAACAATTACCTTCCGAAACAAAACAGCATTTACTGAGAGCAACCAGCAAATTACTCAAAGAGCCTTCCTTTGATGAAGCTGCGTATCAGCAATTAATCAATCCATATATTTCCTTATTTCCAGAAGTAACACGAAGACTTGCAGATTGGTTAAAAATATGCCCAACAGATATTGTTGGCAAAATTAAACAGTCTACGAGCATTATGGCTGATGGAATGGCAAAATGGACTGAAAAAAATTGGCTTCTTAAAACGAAGGGAGACCTTGACGAGTACACGTACTATGTGGCTGGTTTAGTAGGAGTAATGCTATCTGATATATGGAAATGGTACGATAATACAAATACGGATTATGAATTAGCAATTGGCTATGGCAGAGGACTACAGGCAGTAAATATGCTAAGAAATGAAGAAGAAGATGCAGAACGTGGCGTACAATTTATCCCAGATGGTTGGACAAGAGATGACATGTTCACATATGCAAAACAAAATTTAAAGCAGGCCGAGATTTACATAGAAGATATTAAAACTCGAAATATCCTGTTGTTTTGTAAAATACCGTTAGCATTAGCAAAAAAGACACTGACGGCTTTAGAAAACGGTGAAGAAAAAATGACTCGAAATGAAGTCGAAGCTACAGTGGATAATATTTTAAAGCAATAG
- the argF gene encoding ornithine carbamoyltransferase, whose product MVVELKQSVFKLKELEGRDFLTLADYTYKEITYLLDLAKQLKIQRKRGKTVHLLKGKTLGMIFEKSSTRTRVSFEAGIYQLGGNGIFLSSKDIQLGRGETIADTAKVLSGYLDGIMIRTYSQSVVEELAEEALIPVINGLTDRFHPCQVLADLLTIKERKGAFQGLKLAYIGDGNNMAHSLMLGSAIVGMDIAVAAPEGYQPEEEVVLKAKAIAANSGANVQITEDPKGAVQQADIVYTDVWASMGQEEEQAKRELDFAGFQVNGALMNFAKEDASFLHCLPAHRGEEVTTDVIDGKASVVFQQAENRLHAQKALMVALMGVE is encoded by the coding sequence TTGGTAGTAGAATTAAAGCAGTCTGTATTTAAATTGAAGGAATTGGAAGGACGGGATTTTTTAACTCTGGCGGATTATACGTATAAAGAAATTACGTATTTGCTAGATCTAGCTAAACAGCTGAAAATACAACGTAAACGAGGAAAGACAGTTCATTTATTGAAAGGAAAGACACTGGGAATGATTTTTGAAAAGTCATCCACGAGAACACGAGTGTCATTTGAAGCAGGGATTTATCAGCTCGGCGGAAATGGAATTTTCCTTAGCTCAAAGGATATTCAGTTAGGGAGAGGGGAAACCATTGCTGATACAGCGAAAGTATTATCAGGCTATCTTGATGGAATTATGATTCGGACTTATTCTCAATCCGTCGTGGAAGAGTTAGCAGAAGAGGCACTCATTCCAGTTATCAATGGGCTTACCGACCGCTTTCATCCCTGTCAGGTGTTAGCTGACTTACTAACGATAAAAGAACGAAAGGGAGCTTTTCAAGGATTAAAATTAGCTTACATTGGTGATGGAAATAACATGGCTCATTCTTTAATGCTTGGCTCAGCAATTGTGGGAATGGATATAGCTGTTGCAGCACCAGAAGGTTATCAGCCGGAGGAAGAAGTCGTATTAAAGGCTAAGGCTATAGCAGCCAATTCAGGTGCGAACGTGCAAATTACTGAAGACCCAAAAGGCGCTGTTCAACAGGCAGATATTGTATATACGGATGTTTGGGCAAGTATGGGGCAGGAAGAAGAGCAAGCAAAAAGAGAACTAGATTTTGCTGGATTTCAGGTTAATGGAGCGCTTATGAATTTTGCGAAAGAGGATGCCAGCTTTTTGCATTGTTTGCCGGCGCATCGGGGGGAAGAGGTCACAACGGATGTAATTGACGGCAAAGCTTCCGTCGTTTTTCAACAGGCAGAAAATCGCTTGCATGCACAAAAAGCCTTAATGGTAGCCTTGATGGGCGTAGAATGA